One stretch of Balneola sp. MJW-20 DNA includes these proteins:
- the hemA gene encoding glutamyl-tRNA reductase, producing MRFSIVGISHWKSGVSIRELFYLDKQRRERLDHYTRTIPGGVLVLDTCNRTEVYGFCEPEVLVKALCQSTNTDPDYLHKHGYILTDDDAIRHIYKVGLGMDSQVLGDVQIIQQLKKAYKEANKANLAGEFHQLVQSVFRAHKRSRNETDFGKGNASVGYEATKQAIEFFGDLSDINILLIGAGKMGKVSCKNLVSNGAQHISVINRSINRAKNLASSFDIKAYSFEELEGKVKEADLIITATGATDPILKAGHFEGKSSQTMVIDLSVPRNVEQSVEELENVTLIDMDSITEVNQKAIEKRERALPLLEGIIEEEVNDYKDRIHRSHFLLPRIKEIDNRLQSITDDELDKVRNKMDSEAFDELELVTKRIKKKIMAIHINRLDEEYKRVKDEV from the coding sequence ATGAGGTTCAGTATTGTTGGCATTTCCCACTGGAAAAGTGGGGTATCCATACGAGAGCTATTTTACTTAGACAAGCAGAGACGTGAGCGACTGGATCACTACACCCGGACCATACCGGGAGGGGTGCTGGTTCTTGATACCTGTAACAGGACCGAAGTATATGGTTTTTGCGAGCCGGAAGTGCTGGTAAAAGCACTTTGCCAGTCTACTAATACAGATCCCGATTATTTACACAAGCACGGATATATTCTTACGGATGACGATGCGATCCGCCATATATATAAAGTTGGTCTGGGAATGGATTCTCAGGTACTTGGTGATGTTCAGATCATACAGCAGTTAAAGAAGGCCTATAAGGAAGCAAATAAGGCAAACCTGGCAGGTGAATTTCATCAGCTGGTACAATCGGTTTTCAGGGCACACAAGCGCAGTCGTAATGAAACTGATTTTGGTAAAGGAAATGCATCCGTAGGATATGAGGCAACCAAACAGGCTATAGAATTCTTTGGTGATCTGTCTGATATCAATATCCTGCTGATCGGGGCCGGGAAAATGGGTAAGGTTTCCTGTAAGAATCTGGTATCTAACGGAGCACAGCATATCTCCGTTATCAACCGTTCTATCAATCGGGCAAAAAACCTGGCTTCTTCCTTCGATATCAAGGCATATTCATTTGAAGAACTTGAAGGCAAGGTGAAGGAAGCTGACCTGATCATAACCGCTACCGGAGCAACCGATCCAATTTTGAAAGCGGGTCATTTTGAAGGCAAATCCAGCCAGACCATGGTCATTGACCTTTCGGTTCCGCGTAATGTGGAGCAAAGCGTCGAAGAACTCGAAAATGTGACATTGATCGATATGGATTCGATCACCGAAGTGAATCAAAAAGCCATTGAGAAAAGAGAACGGGCACTGCCTTTACTCGAAGGGATCATTGAAGAAGAGGTAAACGATTATAAAGACCGAATTCACCGTTCTCATTTTTTATTACCAAGGATCAAGGAGATCGATAATCGTTTACAATCAATCACCGATGATGAACTGGATAAAGTCAGGAATAAGATGGATTCTGAAGCCTTTGACGAGCTTGAACTGGTAACAAAGCGGATCAAAAAGAAGATCATGGCCATTCATATCAATAGGCTTGACGAAGAATATAAGCGTGTGAAAGATGAAGTTTAG
- the cutA gene encoding divalent-cation tolerance protein CutA — translation MYKNLRLVYITTKDREEARSIGRKLVEEQLAACVNILDGMESIYMWDGEIHEENECVLLVKTHYSRIKKMTRRVKELHSYDCPCVITFTITEDEGNTDYLNWLEKTAKQPFEI, via the coding sequence ATGTATAAAAACCTTCGCCTTGTTTATATAACAACTAAAGACAGAGAAGAAGCGCGTTCGATCGGTCGTAAACTGGTGGAAGAACAACTGGCCGCCTGCGTGAATATCCTTGATGGGATGGAATCCATTTATATGTGGGATGGGGAGATCCATGAGGAAAATGAGTGTGTACTGCTGGTTAAGACCCATTATTCCAGAATCAAAAAAATGACCAGAAGAGTAAAAGAGCTTCACAGCTATGATTGTCCTTGCGTGATAACCTTTACGATCACCGAAGACGAGGGAAATACAGACTATCTTAACTGGCTGGAAAAAACAGCGAAACAACCATTCGAAATCTGA
- the hemG gene encoding protoporphyrinogen oxidase, giving the protein MKQVAVIGGGISGLTTAYYLGQNGISVDLYEKERLGGSIESVRLGDTVLDLGPNSLRDKTGSLNKLIIELGLEDEVLDVSEAFKTRCIVRNGELQFLQPSPSSLIRTSLLSVSGKIRLLTEPFRSAPGKRDESVRSFLERRIGKEAVNYLADPVFSGIYAGDISKLSKLEVLSELSRYEEEMGSLFKGLIQARKKDRSSPRVLNFRNGIQSLTNTLADRSEADLFNEEVSAIILTGKGYKIEAGPVQEEYEKVISCIPAYVLAGLIEDRKLSEQLRSIDYPSVHSVQLIYRKEDLKDLPEGFGFLVPRKEGLTILGSIWKSSIFPEMTDEKYVQFNLLSGGAHQKLKAEQVADTERKVITEFENIMDIRALPIERYSKFWDKAIPQFHVGYSKIRNEISRFEKQNPGFYIGGNFRWGVAVPECIEAAEKLSKQIIT; this is encoded by the coding sequence ATGAAACAAGTCGCTGTAATTGGCGGCGGTATTTCCGGTCTGACTACCGCTTATTATCTGGGTCAGAACGGGATAAGTGTGGATCTTTATGAAAAAGAAAGACTTGGCGGGTCTATAGAATCTGTCCGATTGGGAGATACAGTTCTGGATCTGGGACCAAATTCCCTCAGGGATAAGACCGGCAGCCTAAATAAACTCATCATTGAACTTGGACTGGAGGATGAGGTTTTGGATGTCTCAGAGGCATTTAAGACCCGGTGTATAGTCCGCAATGGTGAACTACAGTTCCTGCAACCTTCCCCTTCTTCATTGATCAGAACTTCTCTGCTATCTGTATCAGGAAAGATCCGGTTACTCACAGAACCGTTCAGGTCAGCCCCAGGAAAAAGGGATGAAAGTGTGCGGAGTTTTCTGGAAAGGAGGATCGGGAAAGAAGCTGTTAATTACCTGGCTGATCCGGTCTTTTCAGGGATCTATGCCGGTGATATTTCTAAACTCAGTAAACTGGAAGTGCTTTCTGAGCTGAGCAGATATGAAGAAGAAATGGGGTCTCTTTTTAAAGGTTTGATTCAGGCCCGTAAAAAGGATAGATCCAGTCCAAGGGTTCTCAACTTTCGAAACGGAATTCAAAGCCTGACCAATACGCTTGCAGACCGCTCTGAAGCAGATCTGTTCAATGAAGAGGTGAGTGCGATAATACTCACCGGGAAGGGATACAAAATTGAAGCCGGCCCGGTTCAGGAAGAATATGAAAAGGTCATATCCTGTATACCGGCTTATGTGCTTGCCGGGCTTATAGAAGACCGGAAGCTATCGGAACAACTCCGGTCAATAGATTATCCTTCTGTGCATTCGGTACAGCTGATCTACCGGAAAGAAGACCTGAAGGATCTTCCGGAAGGTTTTGGTTTTCTGGTTCCCCGTAAAGAAGGTTTAACTATCCTTGGTTCGATCTGGAAAAGCAGCATTTTTCCGGAAATGACGGATGAAAAGTATGTGCAGTTTAACCTGCTTAGCGGAGGAGCGCATCAAAAGCTAAAAGCTGAACAGGTTGCGGATACGGAAAGAAAAGTGATCACAGAGTTTGAGAATATCATGGATATCCGGGCCCTCCCCATTGAACGTTATTCTAAATTTTGGGACAAAGCTATCCCCCAGTTTCATGTAGGTTATAGCAAGATCCGTAACGAGATCAGCCGTTTTGAAAAGCAAAACCCGGGATTTTATATAGGTGGAAACTTCCGGTGGGGAGTTGCTGTACCGGAGTGTATTGAAGCGGCAGAAAAGCTTTCGAAACAGATTATAACATGA
- a CDS encoding enoyl-CoA hydratase/isomerase family protein: MASLEIEYKDKHICRAWINRPEAHNALDFEVIAGLEDLADELDHNTDIRLFILSGSGTDTFIAGGDLKKFHTIQSEEEAFKMSEKVHTLFHRFECLPCYTLAYLNGNAFGGGIELMLSFDFRLAAPGIKLGFTQGRFYLTPGWGGLTRLVETVGRSKALELQGKAAIIPADKAMDLGLINDILDTSDHESEILHWSEDLIRNDRDYIRTLKKSSGLQAEARLQALRAEIEPFSKLWADPEHLRRVEEFSNR, from the coding sequence TTGGCCTCACTGGAAATAGAGTATAAGGATAAACACATTTGTCGTGCGTGGATCAATCGCCCGGAAGCGCATAATGCACTGGACTTTGAGGTCATTGCCGGACTGGAAGATCTCGCAGACGAACTGGACCATAACACCGATATCCGGCTGTTTATCCTGTCAGGAAGCGGTACAGATACTTTCATTGCCGGTGGGGATCTGAAAAAATTTCATACAATTCAGTCTGAAGAAGAAGCATTTAAAATGTCTGAAAAGGTGCATACCCTGTTTCACCGTTTTGAATGCCTTCCATGCTACACCCTGGCTTACCTGAATGGTAATGCCTTTGGCGGAGGAATAGAATTAATGCTTAGTTTCGACTTCCGGCTTGCAGCTCCGGGTATCAAACTAGGTTTTACCCAGGGTCGATTCTACCTGACCCCGGGTTGGGGCGGACTCACGCGACTGGTTGAAACAGTGGGTCGGTCAAAGGCACTTGAACTACAGGGAAAAGCAGCAATCATCCCTGCGGATAAGGCAATGGACCTTGGATTGATCAATGATATTCTGGACACCAGTGATCATGAATCTGAGATCCTTCACTGGTCAGAGGACCTGATCAGAAACGACCGCGATTACATCCGGACGCTCAAGAAGAGCAGCGGACTTCAGGCTGAAGCACGACTGCAAGCCCTAAGAGCAGAGATCGAACCTTTTTCAAAGCTCTGGGCTGATCCTGAGCATCTGCGACGTGTTGAAGAATTCAGCAACCGCTGA
- the hemH gene encoding ferrochelatase, with protein MSKSKTGIFLVNLGSPDTYEPKDVKVYLREFLMDKKVVDLPKILRTLLVEGIILNVRPKESGEAYELIWWDEGSPLIVITERVRDKLIERLGDDIPVSIGMRYGNPSIKAGIDDLLEQNPDLEEVFLIPLYPQYAMATTETVTEKAKEVIKEHYPQLNLRIKDAFYNDPMYVKALGESMRPHLTDDIDHLIFSYHGVPERHIKKRDITGDHCLKCDDCCNVTSTAHTFCYRHQDIMTTKNVAEYLNLDDRPFSYSVAFQSKLGLDPWLKPATDNELERLAEEGKKKVAVVCPAFISDCIETLEEIGIRGEEDFVEAGGEELVLIPCINEHDLWIDCLESWSHTILNKDELMLSITTT; from the coding sequence ATGTCTAAGTCAAAAACAGGTATTTTTTTAGTCAACCTGGGTTCACCGGATACTTATGAACCAAAAGACGTTAAGGTCTATCTCAGAGAGTTTTTAATGGATAAAAAAGTGGTGGATCTTCCTAAGATCCTCCGGACTCTGTTAGTAGAAGGTATCATTTTAAATGTACGACCCAAAGAATCCGGCGAAGCCTATGAATTGATCTGGTGGGATGAAGGGTCACCCCTGATCGTGATCACGGAAAGAGTAAGAGATAAATTAATTGAACGGCTGGGTGATGATATCCCGGTCTCCATAGGGATGAGGTATGGAAATCCTTCCATCAAAGCAGGTATTGATGACCTGCTGGAACAGAACCCGGATCTGGAGGAAGTATTCCTGATCCCGCTATATCCGCAGTATGCCATGGCTACTACCGAAACGGTAACGGAAAAGGCCAAAGAGGTAATAAAGGAACACTATCCACAACTGAATCTGCGGATCAAGGATGCATTTTATAATGACCCGATGTACGTGAAAGCACTCGGGGAGTCTATGAGGCCCCACCTAACCGACGACATTGACCATCTGATCTTTTCCTATCATGGAGTACCTGAACGGCATATTAAGAAAAGAGACATTACCGGTGATCATTGCCTGAAATGTGATGACTGCTGCAATGTGACTTCAACAGCTCATACTTTCTGTTACCGCCATCAGGATATCATGACCACCAAAAACGTTGCCGAATATCTTAACCTGGATGATCGTCCGTTCAGTTACAGTGTGGCATTTCAGTCTAAACTGGGACTGGATCCATGGCTGAAACCGGCTACCGATAATGAGCTGGAAAGACTGGCAGAGGAAGGAAAGAAAAAAGTTGCTGTGGTTTGCCCGGCATTTATATCGGACTGTATTGAGACGCTTGAAGAGATCGGTATTCGCGGGGAAGAAGATTTTGTGGAAGCAGGAGGTGAAGAACTGGTACTCATCCCATGCATCAATGAGCACGACCTTTGGATCGACTGCCTGGAATCATGGTCCCACACCATCCTGAATAAAGATGAACTGATGCTAAGCATTACTACCACCTGA
- the hemC gene encoding hydroxymethylbilane synthase — protein MKFRLGTRKSKLALWQAEMVQSELRDIGVECEIVEIESFGDKVQDIPLHKLGDKGVFTKALDIALLEGNIDLAVHSLKDVPTELEEGLVLASVPVREDPRDVLVSPLSARTDQSRIVATGSIRRKAFWMNKYPDHEVTGLRGNVPTRLKKIDESNWIGGVFAFAGLIRLGLDDRVSEVLEWMIPAPAQGAVGIVSRNEIEIIRILQQIENTDVRTCVEVERSFLNRLEAGCSSPVGALATIFREQLSFKGAVLSPGGKNKLSLDRTVTIPSDPAALGRKLAEELIKKGALQLMEKGDL, from the coding sequence ATGAAGTTTAGACTAGGCACCAGGAAAAGTAAGCTTGCACTTTGGCAGGCTGAAATGGTTCAGTCTGAACTTAGGGATATCGGTGTGGAATGTGAGATCGTGGAGATCGAATCATTTGGTGATAAGGTTCAGGACATCCCTCTTCATAAGCTTGGAGACAAGGGCGTCTTTACTAAGGCCCTTGATATTGCATTGCTGGAAGGAAATATCGACCTAGCTGTGCATTCCTTAAAAGATGTACCGACTGAATTGGAGGAGGGCCTGGTGCTCGCATCGGTACCCGTTCGTGAAGATCCCCGGGATGTTCTCGTATCACCCCTATCAGCCAGGACTGATCAAAGCCGTATTGTGGCAACCGGCAGCATCCGTCGAAAAGCCTTCTGGATGAATAAATATCCGGATCATGAGGTTACTGGATTAAGAGGGAATGTGCCTACCCGACTGAAAAAGATCGATGAAAGCAACTGGATCGGGGGTGTTTTTGCATTTGCAGGGCTGATCCGGCTGGGGCTTGACGACAGAGTTTCCGAAGTACTGGAATGGATGATCCCGGCCCCTGCACAAGGAGCAGTAGGTATTGTAAGCCGTAATGAAATTGAGATCATCCGGATACTGCAGCAAATTGAAAATACTGACGTGCGCACCTGTGTTGAAGTAGAAAGAAGTTTTTTAAACCGTCTCGAAGCAGGCTGCTCTTCTCCGGTCGGGGCGCTGGCAACGATCTTCAGAGAGCAATTGAGTTTTAAAGGAGCAGTTCTCTCCCCGGGCGGGAAGAATAAATTGAGCCTTGATAGAACTGTGACCATTCCATCAGACCCGGCTGCTCTGGGAAGAAAGCTGGCTGAGGAGCTGATCAAAAAGGGAGCACTGCAGCTCATGGAGAAAGGAGATCTGTGA
- the hemB gene encoding porphobilinogen synthase, protein MRFPDSRLRRRRKNDAIRSMVRESHLRPEDFIAPLFIVEGEGVKNEIPSMPDYFRYSLDMLKAELDELVEAGIRSVLLFVKVPEELKDNKGTEALNEEGLMQRSIRYIKKEFPDLYVMTDVALDPYSSYGHDGIVKDGEIVNDLSSQVLAAMALSHARAGADMVAPSDMMDGRIGAIRKELDQYGYENTGIMSYSAKYASAYYGPFRDALDSAPGFGDKKAYQMDPANVKEAILETQFDIDEGADIVMVKPGLPYLDVVRAVSRKFDVPVSVYHVSGEYAMLKAAAEKGWLNEEEVMMESLTAFKRAGADLIATYFAKDAARILNNRS, encoded by the coding sequence ATGAGATTTCCAGATAGCAGATTACGTAGAAGACGAAAGAATGATGCCATTCGCAGCATGGTCAGAGAATCGCATTTACGACCGGAAGATTTTATTGCGCCGCTTTTTATTGTAGAAGGAGAAGGGGTCAAAAATGAGATCCCAAGCATGCCTGATTACTTTCGCTATTCACTAGATATGCTGAAAGCAGAGCTTGATGAGCTGGTGGAAGCGGGCATTCGCTCGGTCCTGCTTTTCGTGAAAGTACCGGAAGAGCTGAAAGATAATAAAGGAACCGAAGCGCTTAACGAAGAAGGGCTTATGCAACGAAGCATCCGGTATATAAAAAAGGAATTTCCGGATCTTTATGTGATGACTGATGTAGCCCTGGATCCGTATTCATCTTATGGTCATGACGGTATTGTTAAGGACGGCGAGATCGTGAATGATCTAAGTTCACAGGTGCTGGCTGCAATGGCTTTAAGTCACGCAAGAGCCGGTGCTGACATGGTTGCTCCATCCGATATGATGGATGGACGAATCGGAGCCATCCGTAAAGAACTGGACCAGTATGGATATGAGAATACGGGAATCATGTCCTATAGTGCAAAGTATGCCTCTGCCTATTATGGACCCTTCAGGGATGCACTGGATTCAGCTCCCGGGTTTGGGGATAAAAAGGCGTATCAAATGGATCCTGCCAATGTGAAAGAGGCCATTCTCGAAACACAGTTCGATATTGATGAAGGTGCGGATATAGTAATGGTAAAGCCGGGTCTTCCCTATCTCGATGTGGTGAGAGCGGTAAGTCGTAAGTTTGATGTGCCTGTTTCGGTCTACCACGTATCCGGTGAGTATGCTATGCTGAAAGCGGCAGCTGAGAAAGGCTGGCTGAATGAAGAAGAAGTGATGATGGAGTCTCTGACGGCATTCAAAAGAGCCGGTGCTGACCTGATCGCTACTTATTTTGCCAAAGATGCAGCAAGAATTCTAAATAACAGATCTTAG
- the hemF gene encoding oxygen-dependent coproporphyrinogen oxidase produces the protein MLLKTIANKMNTFQSQREKFTGLVKDLQAKITSALEEIDGKAKFKIDDWEREGFGFGSTRVIEEGNVFEKGGVNVSAVAKRLPRELQESLDEEESDFFATGISLVIHPKNPFVPTVHANYRYFELYDKDTGDMKDQWFGGGADLTPYYLFEEDAVHFHKVHKKVCDKTHPEFYDRFKKWCDEYFYNHHRGESRGIGGIFYDHIRPSDEYTADDLYEFAQNAGEGFLQAYLPIVEQRKDMEYGDLHRKWQELRRGRYVEFNLIHDRGTLFGLKTKGRIESILMSLPPHVQWIYDHQPEAGSEEEKLVEHLKAVDWLNYPKI, from the coding sequence ATGCTGTTAAAAACTATCGCAAATAAGATGAATACTTTTCAGTCACAGCGTGAAAAATTTACCGGTCTGGTCAAAGATTTGCAGGCTAAGATCACTTCGGCACTGGAGGAGATCGACGGCAAAGCCAAATTTAAAATTGATGACTGGGAAAGAGAAGGCTTTGGCTTCGGTAGTACCAGGGTCATAGAAGAGGGTAATGTTTTTGAGAAAGGTGGTGTAAATGTATCGGCTGTAGCGAAAAGACTGCCACGGGAATTACAGGAATCGCTGGACGAGGAAGAGTCAGATTTTTTTGCTACCGGGATTTCACTGGTGATCCACCCAAAAAACCCTTTCGTGCCAACCGTACACGCTAATTACCGGTATTTTGAACTGTATGATAAAGATACCGGTGATATGAAAGATCAGTGGTTTGGCGGAGGGGCTGATCTGACCCCCTATTATCTTTTTGAAGAGGATGCAGTGCATTTCCACAAAGTTCATAAAAAAGTTTGTGATAAAACCCATCCCGAGTTCTACGACCGTTTTAAGAAATGGTGTGACGAGTACTTTTATAATCATCACCGGGGCGAAAGCCGTGGGATCGGAGGAATATTTTATGATCATATCCGGCCATCGGATGAATATACTGCCGACGACCTATATGAATTTGCTCAAAATGCAGGGGAAGGGTTTCTGCAGGCTTACCTTCCGATCGTGGAACAAAGAAAAGATATGGAGTATGGTGATCTTCACCGGAAATGGCAGGAGCTCAGGCGGGGCCGGTATGTTGAATTTAATCTGATCCATGATCGCGGAACGCTGTTCGGATTAAAGACCAAAGGCCGCATAGAATCTATTTTAATGAGCCTTCCCCCGCATGTGCAGTGGATCTATGATCATCAACCGGAAGCGGGGAGTGAAGAAGAGAAACTGGTCGAGCACCTGAAGGCAGTCGACTGGCTGAATTATCCAAAAATCTAA
- the hemE gene encoding uroporphyrinogen decarboxylase, with protein MSDTPLKNRILLDVLNGKPTDRPPVWMMRQAGRYLPEYMELREKYSFFERVKTPELACEITLQPIDIVGVDAAILFSDILVILECLGVEVQLKPGFGPLIPQPIRSKKDMDRIDIKPARESLSYVYDALRVTRQELNGRVPLIGFAGGPWTLFCYLAEGQGSKTFSKAKQFLFSDPVSAHQVLKMLTEQTIEYFHEQVKAGAQVLQVFESWAAALGPDDFVNHAMPYLKEIVDQDYGVPVILFAKDAEWSYRQFQKTNVNGFGISWGCSPEDARSYTGGKVVQGNYDPSKLLSSPKIIEKEVHEMIDRFGADHYIANLGHGILPDVPVDNAKAFVNAVKNYRK; from the coding sequence ATGAGTGATACACCATTGAAGAACCGAATATTACTGGATGTATTAAATGGAAAGCCGACAGACCGTCCTCCGGTGTGGATGATGAGGCAGGCCGGAAGATATCTGCCGGAATACATGGAGCTCCGAGAAAAGTACTCCTTCTTTGAACGGGTAAAGACTCCGGAACTAGCCTGTGAGATCACGCTTCAGCCTATTGATATTGTAGGAGTGGATGCAGCGATCCTTTTCTCGGATATACTGGTGATCCTTGAATGTCTTGGAGTGGAAGTACAGCTTAAGCCGGGTTTTGGGCCGCTGATCCCTCAACCGATTCGTTCCAAAAAGGATATGGATCGAATTGATATCAAACCGGCAAGAGAATCTCTGAGCTATGTATATGATGCATTAAGGGTAACCAGGCAAGAGCTTAACGGAAGAGTTCCCCTGATAGGATTTGCAGGAGGTCCATGGACTCTGTTTTGTTACCTTGCAGAGGGTCAGGGCTCCAAGACCTTTTCTAAGGCTAAGCAGTTCCTGTTTTCGGACCCTGTCTCTGCGCATCAAGTGCTCAAAATGCTGACTGAACAGACTATAGAGTACTTCCACGAGCAGGTTAAGGCCGGCGCTCAGGTTCTTCAGGTATTTGAGTCATGGGCAGCGGCTTTAGGACCGGACGATTTCGTCAATCATGCTATGCCCTATCTGAAAGAGATTGTTGATCAGGATTACGGAGTACCTGTAATACTGTTCGCGAAAGATGCTGAGTGGAGTTACCGGCAGTTTCAGAAGACCAACGTGAATGGTTTTGGAATAAGCTGGGGATGTTCTCCTGAGGATGCACGCTCTTATACCGGCGGAAAAGTAGTTCAGGGAAATTACGACCCGTCCAAACTGTTAAGCTCACCAAAGATCATCGAAAAAGAAGTTCATGAAATGATCGACCGCTTTGGCGCAGATCATTATATCGCAAACCTGGGTCATGGGATTCTGCCTGATGTCCCGGTGGATAATGCGAAGGCCTTTGTGAATGCTGTTAAAAACTATCGCAAATAA
- a CDS encoding uroporphyrinogen-III synthase gives MKKYLFNSDLSDDQEHYAAYRLRGVFELVPMIKIEFRSAAEWKTEVPNRHCFWAFTSKNGVRAVLPEYFKLPETEGVFCVGPKTAEMLADRACEVSFPQVYSSEHLTEYIVQSGADQLIHFRGNLSGNELVEALKEKGVKAKGIEVYRTLKDSVSLNMDAYKGFVFMSPSAIEVFLEKNDPDRGLPVFCIGNKTAAAAADHGFKEVNIPEEATLESLVQRIKDYDQI, from the coding sequence ATGAAAAAATATCTGTTCAATAGTGATCTTTCGGATGATCAGGAGCATTACGCAGCCTATCGGTTAAGAGGGGTGTTTGAACTGGTACCCATGATTAAAATCGAGTTTCGCAGTGCTGCAGAATGGAAAACGGAAGTACCAAATAGGCATTGCTTCTGGGCATTCACCAGTAAAAACGGAGTGAGAGCCGTTTTACCCGAATATTTCAAACTTCCCGAGACCGAAGGAGTGTTTTGTGTAGGACCGAAAACCGCTGAGATGCTGGCTGACAGGGCCTGTGAAGTCAGTTTTCCACAGGTATATAGCAGTGAACACCTTACTGAATATATTGTGCAATCCGGTGCCGATCAGCTCATCCATTTTAGGGGAAATCTTTCCGGAAATGAGCTGGTAGAAGCTCTGAAGGAAAAAGGAGTGAAGGCGAAAGGTATTGAGGTATATCGTACCCTCAAGGATTCTGTATCTCTGAATATGGATGCTTATAAAGGATTTGTCTTCATGAGCCCCTCTGCTATCGAAGTCTTTCTGGAAAAGAATGATCCTGACCGGGGCTTACCTGTTTTTTGTATCGGGAATAAGACCGCTGCTGCTGCCGCAGATCATGGATTTAAAGAAGTTAACATACCTGAAGAAGCTACCCTGGAATCGTTAGTTCAAAGGATAAAAGATTATGATCAAATATGA
- the hemL gene encoding glutamate-1-semialdehyde 2,1-aminomutase, protein MNIDKSKELYERAEKVIPGGVNSPVRAFNSVGGTPLFMKKAEGAYLYDEDGNKYIDFISSWGPMLLGHAEPDVVKAVSEVAKHSTSFGAPTRLEVEIAELITSSIPGVDKIRMVNSGTEACMSAIRVARGYTGREKVLKFKGCYHGHGDSFLIEAGSGALTMGHPSSPGVTSGTAKDTLIAEFNDLNQVEEILTANKDEVAAIILEPIAGNMGCIPPKKGFLEGLRRLCDDHNVVMIMDEVMTGFRVHFGGAQAIYDVQADLVTYGKIIGAGLPVGAYGGKKEIMDYVAPTGPVYQAGTLSGNPLAMAAGLTLLKKLKEQPEVYDELDKKSSILEKGFRNALEGLNVPHVIYRVGSMIGIFYTEGPVEGFSGAEKTDKDFFGKIFHGMLERGVYLPPSPFEAFFLSNALTMEDISHTLTAFEETLEDILNH, encoded by the coding sequence ATGAATATAGATAAGAGTAAAGAACTGTACGAAAGAGCAGAAAAAGTGATCCCCGGCGGAGTAAATTCTCCTGTAAGAGCTTTTAACAGTGTGGGAGGTACGCCACTGTTCATGAAAAAGGCTGAGGGGGCCTATTTGTATGATGAGGACGGAAATAAATACATTGACTTTATCAGTTCCTGGGGCCCGATGCTGCTGGGTCACGCGGAACCGGATGTAGTAAAAGCAGTTTCCGAGGTCGCAAAGCATTCTACTTCATTTGGTGCACCTACACGTCTGGAAGTTGAGATCGCTGAACTGATCACTTCTTCAATTCCTGGAGTAGATAAGATCCGTATGGTGAATTCAGGCACCGAAGCCTGCATGAGTGCTATCCGTGTGGCCAGAGGCTATACGGGAAGAGAAAAAGTGTTGAAGTTTAAGGGTTGTTATCACGGTCATGGAGATTCCTTTTTGATCGAAGCCGGAAGCGGTGCCCTGACGATGGGTCACCCCAGCAGCCCCGGGGTGACCTCAGGTACAGCAAAAGACACCCTGATCGCTGAATTTAATGATCTAAATCAGGTAGAAGAGATCCTGACCGCAAATAAGGATGAGGTAGCGGCGATCATTCTGGAGCCGATTGCAGGAAATATGGGCTGTATTCCCCCAAAAAAGGGATTCCTGGAAGGACTCAGACGGCTTTGTGATGACCACAATGTGGTGATGATCATGGACGAAGTAATGACCGGATTCAGAGTTCATTTCGGTGGAGCACAGGCGATATATGATGTTCAGGCTGACCTGGTTACCTATGGCAAGATCATTGGTGCCGGACTGCCGGTTGGCGCTTATGGTGGCAAGAAAGAGATCATGGACTATGTTGCTCCAACCGGTCCCGTGTATCAGGCCGGAACTTTGTCCGGGAATCCGCTGGCAATGGCTGCAGGATTAACACTGCTTAAAAAGCTCAAGGAGCAGCCTGAAGTTTATGATGAACTGGATAAGAAGTCATCTATCCTGGAAAAAGGGTTTCGCAATGCTTTGGAGGGACTGAATGTGCCGCACGTAATCTACAGAGTCGGGTCCATGATCGGTATATTTTACACCGAGGGGCCGGTAGAGGGATTCAGCGGAGCGGAGAAAACAGATAAAGATTTCTTTGGCAAGATCTTTCATGGCATGCTGGAAAGAGGGGTTTACCTTCCGCCATCACCATTTGAAGCCTTCTTTTTATCAAATGCTCTTACTATGGAAGATATTTCTCATACGCTCACGGCATTTGAAGAGACCCTGGAAGATATTCTTAATCACTGA